From Spirosoma aerolatum, one genomic window encodes:
- a CDS encoding DUF6046 domain-containing protein: MAGTDPISIRLSDLEQTSAELDYVEKVKSTGVIMQCPVRLGFKQDGSDLWTIPLEPIVHAKGVKTIIRRNLSKPRGQGSIKEQWNIDDYLIRLEGTLQGNVFFPEEAVSKLQSFFVAGQSIQIRAKLLDVIGVSMICIESVEYTGTPGLENQRYLITAYSDQFFDLLVTN; the protein is encoded by the coding sequence ATGGCTGGTACTGATCCTATATCCATTCGCCTTTCCGATCTGGAGCAGACCAGTGCTGAGCTGGATTACGTCGAGAAGGTCAAAAGTACGGGCGTTATTATGCAGTGCCCGGTGCGCCTGGGTTTCAAACAGGATGGTTCCGACCTATGGACGATCCCACTAGAACCCATTGTTCATGCCAAGGGGGTGAAGACCATTATTCGGCGTAATCTGTCAAAACCAAGGGGGCAAGGCAGCATTAAAGAGCAATGGAATATCGATGATTATCTAATTCGGTTGGAAGGGACTTTGCAGGGCAATGTATTCTTTCCTGAAGAGGCCGTCAGTAAGCTTCAGTCCTTTTTTGTGGCTGGGCAAAGCATCCAGATTCGGGCCAAGCTGCTGGATGTGATCGGGGTTAGTATGATTTGTATTGAGTCGGTTGAGTACACGGGTACGCCCGGTTTGGAAAACCAGCGGTATTTGATTACGGCTTATTCAGATCAGTTTTTTGATTTACTCGTAACCAATTAA
- a CDS encoding LysM peptidoglycan-binding domain-containing protein, which translates to MITYSIKSEQSLFDIAVEVYGDVTAVFWLLDDNPQLNGLTDRIKRGEVLRVRDASMNPRLVNYLADFGSIRTISEKDKPIGIDFWRAEEYKIG; encoded by the coding sequence ATGATTACGTATTCGATCAAATCCGAGCAGAGTTTATTCGACATCGCTGTAGAAGTCTATGGCGATGTAACGGCTGTGTTCTGGCTGCTGGACGATAACCCACAGCTCAACGGCCTGACGGATCGGATCAAGCGGGGGGAGGTGCTCCGTGTGCGGGATGCGTCAATGAATCCCAGGCTGGTGAATTACCTGGCTGACTTTGGGTCGATCCGCACCATCTCAGAAAAAGACAAACCTATCGGTATCGACTTCTGGCGAGCCGAGGAATATAAAATTGGTTAA